A part of uncultured Acidilobus sp. JCHS genomic DNA contains:
- a CDS encoding putative phosphohydrolase (DHH superfamily): MGSASQRLILIAHNDLDGEASAAAYLRIASADLAGSLVFFAEPYNLHETMEEVRGAASKGDKVVIMDIGFNNDSTPKALSILSELVSRGVAVEWYDHHVWDKEEVELVTKSGVKLFVDRSTCGAGVVVHYASKVYGVQPDDFLLRLESAVCSADLWTWQDPLAPKLVRAANSMAEPTRQPWRLRLIEKLRSGVLWDEELESRLKTYLAAELRNSAGDLSTMSVFEEGGCRVAAVLRRLEPPSDSIIGSMVTSRSDANVSVMVKRRGFGRVSLSLRSRGSANVQVIAKSLGGGGHPKASGASLRVNTLIYLLSYLAPRLLTGYVSRKVAEIAIRLGACKGDQGVGPEEVYTY, from the coding sequence ATGGGCTCAGCTAGCCAGAGGCTAATACTTATAGCCCACAACGACCTCGATGGCGAGGCCTCGGCAGCGGCCTACCTTAGGATAGCCTCAGCGGACCTGGCAGGCTCGTTAGTTTTCTTCGCGGAGCCCTATAACCTTCACGAGACAATGGAGGAGGTGAGGGGCGCGGCCTCTAAGGGCGATAAAGTAGTCATAATGGACATAGGCTTCAACAACGACTCAACCCCGAAGGCGTTGTCCATACTGTCAGAGCTCGTGAGTAGGGGCGTAGCCGTGGAGTGGTACGACCACCACGTTTGGGACAAGGAAGAGGTCGAGCTGGTGACCAAGAGCGGGGTGAAGCTCTTCGTTGACAGAAGCACGTGCGGGGCTGGCGTCGTTGTTCACTACGCTTCAAAGGTCTATGGAGTCCAACCGGACGACTTCCTCTTAAGGCTTGAGAGCGCTGTGTGCTCAGCTGACCTGTGGACTTGGCAGGACCCCCTTGCCCCAAAGCTGGTCAGGGCCGCGAACAGTATGGCTGAGCCCACGAGGCAGCCCTGGAGGCTGAGGCTAATAGAGAAGCTCCGCTCAGGCGTCCTATGGGACGAGGAGCTTGAGAGCAGGCTTAAGACATATCTCGCGGCCGAGCTGAGGAACTCTGCTGGCGACCTGTCCACGATGAGCGTCTTCGAGGAGGGGGGCTGCAGGGTCGCTGCCGTATTAAGGCGGCTTGAACCCCCATCGGATAGCATAATTGGCTCCATGGTTACGTCAAGGTCTGACGCCAACGTGTCTGTCATGGTTAAGAGGAGGGGCTTCGGAAGGGTTTCGCTCTCCCTGAGGAGCAGAGGGTCGGCGAACGTCCAGGTCATAGCTAAAAGCCTTGGAGGCGGGGGTCATCCGAAGGCCTCTGGGGCCTCGCTGAGGGTGAACACACTCATTTATTTGCTGAGCTACCTGGCACCAAGGCTTTTGACTGGGTACGTTTCAAGAAAGGTCGCAGAGATCGCCATAAGGCTTGGCGCCTGTAAGGGAGACCAAGGCGTTGGTCCTGAGGAGGTTTACACTTACTGA
- a CDS encoding Type IV leader peptidase family, giving the protein MGSQGWVLALPWLVAVAMTIWPTVLDIKYREVPEHFWVIGSKLGLAVSLVTYLELYPPRLLAAYYGLSLLGAGVVGLASLLGLMGPGDFWAALALSLTLPAPLPGSLVIPPIYIVLFVASLAELASRAIISYRICGSLSCLDGAVVPCSMLLRELKWWFPVTSRAVSDVPSEAVIRACPNANGQVKARPGLPYVAFILLALPASLAVEALVRVP; this is encoded by the coding sequence ATGGGGTCTCAGGGCTGGGTCCTCGCCCTCCCCTGGCTTGTAGCTGTGGCTATGACCATATGGCCAACCGTGCTTGACATAAAGTACAGGGAGGTGCCGGAGCACTTCTGGGTCATAGGGTCAAAGCTCGGGCTCGCCGTCTCCCTCGTGACTTACCTTGAGCTTTACCCGCCACGTCTCCTGGCAGCCTACTACGGCCTGAGCCTCCTAGGGGCTGGCGTGGTAGGCCTCGCCTCACTCCTTGGCCTCATGGGTCCAGGGGACTTCTGGGCTGCTTTAGCGCTGTCGTTAACGCTGCCCGCGCCCCTGCCAGGCTCCCTCGTTATTCCGCCCATATACATAGTGTTGTTCGTGGCCTCCCTCGCCGAGCTTGCGTCAAGGGCTATAATATCATACAGGATCTGCGGGTCGCTGAGCTGTCTTGACGGGGCAGTGGTGCCCTGCAGTATGCTGCTGAGGGAGCTGAAGTGGTGGTTCCCAGTCACGTCAAGGGCGGTCTCAGACGTGCCCAGCGAGGCTGTCATAAGGGCGTGCCCTAATGCCAACGGTCAGGTCAAGGCGAGGCCGGGGCTCCCCTACGTCGCATTTATTCTACTCGCCTTACCTGCGTCGCTGGCCGTAGAGGCCCTCGTGAGGGTGCCCTGA
- a CDS encoding glutamyl-tRNA(Gln) and/or aspartyl-tRNA(Asn) amidotransferase, B subunit has product MTKFKIGLEIHVQLTEAGTKLFCDCKSNYRGMRPNTNVCPVCLGLPGALPVPKRRPLVLAMAAALVMDCEVPDSLVFTRKHYFYPDLPKNYQITQYQGGGGAPVCLRGRLRYYVPDADEWREVRIRRINVEEDPGRTEYDGTIYSSEYAYVDYNRSGVPLIEVVTEPEVRGPRDARRLVEYLLLTLYYIGATDPRLEGSFRVDANISVAGGERVEVKNIGSTLDLERALSYEAFRQGKLTSQGGEVRRETRGWDPVRKVTKPLRGKETEEEYLYFPDPDIPPVPTKPLIREALPLTLLTPDKQMAKVEGYGVSRRTAWSLVTVRPALTLFLSSALEGAEPQIATRVLAIDLKGLLRKLGKDIHSQSSWPPPYTIKVISEMVKEGVYTYDEVKYNILPRLAEDPNVNINVIMPRRALNIEETVSAVLSREKKAVADFLSGKEKALDYLVGAVLKVRRGEAVDPKSVRELILKVLASTTGDPSNRLKRS; this is encoded by the coding sequence ATGACGAAGTTCAAGATAGGCCTAGAGATCCACGTGCAGCTGACTGAGGCCGGCACGAAGTTGTTCTGCGACTGCAAGTCAAACTACAGGGGCATGAGGCCTAACACCAACGTGTGCCCCGTCTGCCTGGGCCTCCCTGGCGCATTGCCCGTGCCTAAGAGGCGCCCCCTCGTGCTGGCCATGGCGGCAGCGCTTGTGATGGACTGCGAGGTGCCAGATTCCCTGGTGTTCACTCGAAAGCACTACTTCTACCCTGACCTGCCGAAGAACTACCAGATAACCCAGTACCAGGGTGGAGGCGGGGCCCCCGTATGCCTCAGGGGCAGGCTTAGGTACTACGTGCCTGACGCAGATGAGTGGAGGGAGGTGAGGATAAGGAGAATTAACGTAGAGGAGGACCCCGGCAGGACGGAGTATGACGGCACTATATATTCAAGCGAGTACGCCTATGTTGACTACAACAGGAGCGGTGTCCCTCTGATAGAGGTCGTGACGGAGCCCGAGGTCAGGGGGCCGAGGGACGCCAGGAGGCTTGTCGAGTACCTTCTCCTCACGCTGTACTATATAGGGGCTACGGACCCAAGGCTTGAGGGTTCCTTCAGGGTTGACGCAAACATAAGCGTGGCGGGCGGTGAGAGGGTCGAAGTGAAGAACATAGGCAGCACCCTTGACCTGGAGAGGGCGCTCTCCTACGAGGCCTTCAGGCAGGGGAAGCTGACATCACAGGGAGGCGAGGTGAGGAGGGAGACGAGGGGCTGGGACCCCGTGAGGAAGGTAACGAAGCCCCTTAGGGGTAAGGAGACGGAGGAGGAGTACCTGTACTTCCCGGACCCCGACATACCCCCAGTACCCACGAAGCCCCTCATCAGGGAGGCCTTGCCCTTGACACTTCTGACCCCAGACAAGCAGATGGCGAAGGTCGAGGGCTATGGGGTGTCGAGGAGGACCGCCTGGTCCCTCGTGACCGTGAGGCCTGCCCTAACGCTCTTCCTCAGCTCAGCATTAGAGGGCGCAGAGCCGCAGATCGCTACCCGCGTGCTAGCGATTGACTTGAAGGGGCTCCTGAGGAAGCTCGGCAAGGACATCCATTCGCAGAGCTCATGGCCGCCACCCTACACGATAAAGGTTATCTCAGAAATGGTCAAGGAGGGCGTCTACACCTATGACGAAGTTAAGTACAATATCTTGCCTAGGCTCGCGGAGGACCCCAACGTGAACATTAATGTAATTATGCCGAGAAGGGCCTTAAACATTGAGGAGACGGTTTCAGCGGTCCTATCACGCGAGAAGAAGGCGGTGGCCGACTTCCTTAGCGGCAAGGAGAAGGCGCTGGACTACCTGGTTGGAGCTGTCCTCAAGGTCAGAAGAGGTGAGGCCGTGGACCCAAAGAGCGTGAGGGAGCTAATACTTAAGGTCCTTGCCTCTACAACAGGCGATCCTTCGAATCGGTTAAAAAGGTCCTAG
- a CDS encoding putative proteins of the AP superfamily, producing the protein MAQDLNAGGFVLPDYSSERSLYAISCGLASFFGVKRSCLGRQFPVSGRRLVFIYLDALGWDLFQEAKAEVGGLVERGVTVFPSTTSTALSTLMSAQTPGEHGLLGYMIYNKVLGGVINGIKYSYMGEAGSGTILRRLTQAFPVRPWLAETEAKVLALMSSDAASGELTRAYMMNRPAQNLTTTRSHATPYELVASLVEALQGDPYDMIYVYYNNPDHFGHVYGLAGSYREIAIAELRTLLSYINDLAMRYRGKYSFLLTSDHGQVTISKVYLFNEDQELLSLLEVPPYGDSRAVWFRSRSDVRQLLKERYHMIVMDKAEVEATGLLGRVEQFVRDNVMGDYLGVAPDPLTKYHYAYRDDDPSLKLRGHHSGLTPQEMLIPIVYWE; encoded by the coding sequence TTGGCCCAGGACCTAAACGCAGGAGGCTTTGTGCTGCCTGACTACTCGTCAGAGCGCTCGCTCTACGCCATCTCGTGCGGGCTCGCCTCGTTCTTCGGCGTCAAGAGGTCCTGCCTAGGGCGTCAGTTTCCGGTAAGCGGCAGGAGGCTCGTCTTCATATACCTGGACGCCCTTGGGTGGGACCTCTTTCAGGAGGCCAAGGCAGAGGTAGGAGGCCTCGTAGAGAGGGGCGTGACCGTCTTTCCCTCAACAACTTCGACCGCGCTCTCAACGCTTATGAGCGCCCAGACGCCAGGCGAGCACGGCCTCCTGGGCTACATGATTTACAATAAGGTGTTAGGAGGCGTCATAAATGGCATAAAGTACTCCTACATGGGCGAGGCCGGCTCAGGCACCATTCTGAGGAGGCTCACCCAGGCCTTCCCTGTAAGGCCCTGGCTTGCTGAGACGGAGGCTAAGGTCCTCGCGCTTATGTCATCAGATGCCGCAAGCGGTGAGCTTACTAGGGCCTACATGATGAACAGGCCGGCCCAGAACCTTACTACAACCAGGTCCCACGCCACGCCTTACGAGCTTGTGGCCTCCCTTGTCGAAGCCCTGCAGGGCGACCCCTATGACATGATCTACGTATACTATAACAACCCTGATCACTTCGGTCACGTCTACGGGCTGGCTGGCAGTTACAGGGAGATAGCGATAGCTGAGCTTAGGACCCTGCTGAGCTACATAAATGACCTCGCCATGAGGTACAGGGGAAAGTATTCCTTCCTGTTAACGTCGGATCACGGCCAGGTCACCATTTCAAAGGTATACCTCTTTAATGAAGACCAGGAGCTGCTCTCGCTGCTTGAGGTCCCGCCCTACGGTGACTCCAGGGCTGTCTGGTTCAGGTCAAGAAGCGACGTGAGGCAGCTGCTCAAGGAGAGGTACCACATGATAGTGATGGATAAGGCTGAGGTGGAGGCGACAGGCCTGCTTGGGAGGGTGGAGCAGTTCGTGAGGGATAACGTCATGGGTGACTATCTCGGCGTGGCCCCAGACCCTTTAACTAAATACCATTACGCCTACAGGGATGACGATCCGTCACTGAAGCTGCGCGGGCACCACAGCGGGCTGACGCCTCAGGAGATGCTCATACCCATAGTCTACTGGGAGTAA
- a CDS encoding Ribosomal L38e protein family, translating to MPVELYSLDEALKVAPKAIECRVKRTTRDGKAKVKLRTKRYLYTLKVDPSQVDDVVSKLGCKNVVDVDAEVAKRKKERAEARRAAKEKAEEKPAQAQQAAQQPQQEAKPEGEASKPPQ from the coding sequence ATGCCTGTCGAGCTTTACAGCCTGGACGAGGCCCTTAAGGTAGCGCCGAAGGCTATAGAGTGTCGCGTGAAGAGGACCACAAGAGATGGCAAAGCGAAGGTAAAGCTCAGGACTAAGAGATACCTTTATACCCTTAAGGTCGACCCGTCCCAGGTCGATGACGTTGTCTCAAAGCTGGGCTGTAAAAATGTAGTAGACGTTGACGCCGAGGTGGCCAAGCGTAAGAAGGAGAGGGCTGAGGCCAGGAGAGCGGCCAAGGAGAAGGCTGAAGAGAAGCCCGCCCAGGCCCAGCAAGCAGCTCAACAGCCTCAGCAGGAGGCTAAGCCCGAAGGGGAGGCCTCTAAACCACCTCAGTAA
- a CDS encoding ABC-type sugar transport system, ATPase component produces MGVLIKDLYKSYGSHLVLKGVNLEIKDGELFVILGYSGSGKTTLLRCIAGLEKVDSGRIYIDGVDVTDLPPAKRSVSMLFQNYVLYPHKTVFENILMPIEREPDARKRVLDIAEELGIKDLLNRLPSQLSGGQQQRVALARALVKRPRVLLLDEPLSNIDAPQRIAARRFIKDLQRRERITTIYVTHDQIEAMAEADRMAVMMDGKILQVGSPEELYNDPANKYVASFVGDPPMAIVNGKVFSVDGYVGLRAEDVAIGEGPYEGTVEGVEFIMGKYLVHIDFKGEEIRGFSNFKPKEGDKVRFSILKMKTFSERGP; encoded by the coding sequence TTGGGCGTACTGATCAAGGATCTGTACAAGAGCTATGGCAGTCATCTGGTCCTGAAAGGGGTAAATCTCGAGATAAAGGACGGCGAGCTCTTCGTTATACTCGGCTACTCAGGCTCTGGCAAGACCACGCTACTCCGTTGCATAGCGGGGCTTGAGAAGGTCGACTCAGGCAGGATCTATATAGACGGTGTCGACGTGACTGACCTGCCTCCAGCTAAGAGGTCCGTTTCTATGCTTTTCCAGAACTACGTCCTTTACCCTCACAAGACAGTATTCGAGAACATATTGATGCCCATAGAGAGGGAGCCAGACGCAAGGAAGAGGGTCCTTGATATCGCTGAGGAGCTTGGCATAAAGGACCTGCTTAACAGGCTGCCCTCACAGCTGTCTGGCGGACAGCAGCAGAGGGTCGCCCTGGCCAGGGCCCTGGTCAAGAGGCCTCGTGTGCTGCTCCTTGACGAGCCGCTGAGCAACATTGACGCGCCCCAGAGGATAGCCGCGAGGAGGTTCATCAAGGACCTTCAGCGGAGGGAGAGAATAACGACCATCTACGTGACCCATGACCAGATAGAGGCCATGGCTGAGGCTGACCGTATGGCCGTGATGATGGACGGCAAGATCTTACAGGTTGGGAGCCCTGAAGAACTTTACAATGACCCGGCGAACAAGTACGTCGCATCGTTTGTTGGCGACCCGCCAATGGCCATAGTAAACGGCAAGGTCTTCAGCGTGGATGGGTACGTGGGCCTTAGGGCGGAGGACGTGGCAATCGGTGAGGGGCCTTACGAAGGCACGGTTGAGGGAGTTGAGTTCATAATGGGCAAGTACCTAGTGCATATTGACTTTAAGGGTGAGGAGATAAGGGGGTTCTCGAACTTTAAGCCAAAGGAGGGTGACAAGGTCAGGTTCTCTATTCTAAAGATGAAGACGTTCAGCGAGCGGGGCCCATAA
- a CDS encoding putative metal-sulfur cluster biosynthetic enzyme has product MKVSRLSTAKRPPFLKVSGDEDLIRLAEEALREVYDPEIPVNVYDLGLIYAIDARRVNGKPKVAILMTLTAIGCPVTGSILAYVEQALLDKIAGLSEENLEIEVTFDPPWSPDMVSEVGREALKELYGYDVVEEWKKRMSEQYQETSSEGQAQGS; this is encoded by the coding sequence GTGAAGGTGAGCAGGTTGAGCACTGCCAAGAGGCCGCCGTTCCTTAAGGTGAGCGGCGACGAGGACCTGATACGGCTAGCCGAGGAAGCCCTCAGGGAGGTCTACGACCCCGAGATACCCGTTAATGTTTATGACCTTGGGTTGATCTACGCGATAGACGCTAGGAGAGTCAATGGAAAGCCAAAGGTGGCGATATTGATGACGCTTACCGCCATTGGGTGCCCAGTCACGGGGTCCATACTCGCCTATGTTGAGCAGGCCCTGCTTGATAAGATAGCAGGGCTAAGCGAGGAGAACCTTGAGATAGAGGTCACCTTTGACCCCCCATGGAGCCCTGACATGGTCAGCGAGGTGGGGAGAGAGGCTCTAAAGGAGCTCTACGGCTATGACGTGGTGGAGGAGTGGAAGAAGAGGATGAGCGAGCAGTACCAGGAGACTTCGAGCGAGGGCCAGGCGCAGGGCTCTTGA
- a CDS encoding putative membrane protein, translating to MAIAVGAVVGLFNEYRKITGARIFLGLRTSIFTSMLGFVFAVLYELGGGYLMFVTAFIVITIIAATIYVERARVLKSLGATTYISMLLVFASGMLVGLGLYLYGVVISVIVAVLSFYKTQLLNAISRIRREELLALLNLLLISAVILPLLPNRFIGPYDFFNPFEFWLTVVIVSLIFFAQYVALRVSRRGLLAFTIIGGLVSSTTVTLSIIDLSNRSTKEHQRPLAINVLLSNVPLALVQVGAALYITAESAAPLAYLWLPLTVITLSLAVLAVIERGRVSPAGLEPPSTPLPFRRILEFATLLFLITAIAKVVSVAAPSYLPLTIGVGALGNALSAVIAVGLLYARHLITAQAAGQLSALSLAVGIVEKAPLSLMSRDSEFRKIVSVGSLALAAAAILLTAVPL from the coding sequence TTGGCTATTGCGGTAGGCGCGGTAGTAGGCCTGTTCAACGAGTACAGGAAGATAACGGGGGCCAGGATCTTCCTCGGCCTCAGGACATCGATATTCACATCAATGTTGGGCTTCGTCTTTGCGGTTCTGTATGAGCTAGGAGGAGGCTACCTAATGTTTGTAACGGCGTTCATCGTTATAACGATCATAGCAGCTACCATCTATGTAGAGAGGGCCAGGGTCCTGAAGAGCCTGGGCGCCACCACGTACATCAGCATGCTCCTGGTGTTTGCCTCGGGCATGTTGGTAGGGCTCGGCCTATACCTCTATGGCGTCGTTATATCTGTGATCGTGGCTGTGCTCAGCTTCTACAAGACGCAGCTCCTCAACGCGATATCGAGGATAAGGCGCGAGGAGCTCTTAGCCCTGCTCAATCTGCTGCTCATATCGGCCGTGATCCTGCCGCTCCTGCCCAATAGGTTCATAGGGCCCTACGATTTCTTTAATCCGTTCGAGTTCTGGCTCACTGTCGTTATAGTCTCGCTGATATTCTTTGCCCAGTACGTGGCCCTGAGGGTCTCGAGAAGGGGTCTGTTAGCCTTTACTATAATTGGAGGGCTGGTCTCAAGCACGACGGTCACCTTGAGCATAATAGACCTAAGCAACAGGAGCACTAAGGAGCATCAGAGGCCTCTGGCCATAAACGTTCTGTTGTCAAACGTGCCCCTCGCCCTAGTTCAGGTCGGGGCAGCCCTCTACATAACGGCTGAGTCGGCGGCCCCGCTGGCCTACCTCTGGCTCCCCCTGACCGTGATCACGCTCTCCCTGGCGGTGCTTGCAGTAATAGAGAGGGGAAGGGTCAGTCCAGCAGGGCTTGAGCCTCCCTCAACGCCTTTGCCCTTCCGCAGGATCCTGGAGTTCGCAACGCTTCTCTTCTTGATAACGGCCATAGCTAAGGTTGTAAGCGTGGCAGCCCCCTCGTACCTGCCCCTCACGATAGGGGTCGGCGCCCTTGGCAACGCGTTAAGCGCTGTCATAGCGGTTGGCCTGCTCTATGCCAGGCACCTGATAACTGCGCAGGCCGCCGGCCAGCTGTCGGCGCTGTCGCTTGCCGTGGGCATTGTAGAGAAGGCCCCCCTCTCATTAATGTCAAGGGACAGCGAGTTCCGGAAGATCGTCAGCGTCGGCTCACTAGCATTAGCTGCCGCCGCTATCTTGCTCACGGCGGTCCCGCTTTAG
- a CDS encoding DNA repair and recombination protein RadA — translation MAQENRKPKDITELPGVGPTTAEKLVESGFSTIEAIAVATPQEIAQAAGIPLQTAQKIVEAARQALDIRFKTALELKKERMTIRKITTGSKALDDLLGGGVETKQITEFFGEYGTGKTQVCHQLAVNVQLPEDKGGLGAKAVYIDTEGTFRWERIDQMARGLGLDPDKVMDNIYWIRAINSHHQMAIVDSLFDLLSKDNVKLVVVDSLTSHFRAEFPGRENLAARQQLLNRHLHQLMRLAEVYDAAVVVTNQVMSRPDVFYGDPTAAVGGNVVAHAPGIRVQLKKSRGNKRIARIVDAPHLPEGETVFAITEYGVRDAEEE, via the coding sequence GTGGCGCAGGAGAACCGTAAGCCTAAGGACATAACTGAGCTGCCAGGGGTCGGCCCGACTACGGCAGAGAAGCTTGTAGAGAGCGGCTTCTCGACAATAGAGGCCATAGCGGTGGCGACGCCTCAGGAGATAGCCCAGGCGGCAGGCATACCGCTGCAGACGGCCCAGAAGATAGTTGAGGCAGCCAGGCAGGCCCTTGACATACGGTTCAAGACGGCCCTTGAGCTTAAGAAGGAGAGGATGACCATAAGGAAGATAACCACGGGAAGCAAGGCCCTGGACGACCTCCTGGGCGGAGGGGTGGAGACAAAGCAGATCACGGAGTTCTTCGGCGAGTACGGCACAGGCAAGACGCAGGTGTGCCACCAGCTGGCCGTCAACGTGCAGCTGCCTGAGGACAAGGGAGGGCTGGGCGCTAAGGCCGTCTACATAGACACAGAGGGCACGTTCAGGTGGGAGAGGATAGACCAGATGGCGAGGGGGCTCGGGCTCGACCCAGATAAGGTCATGGATAACATCTACTGGATAAGGGCCATCAACAGCCACCACCAGATGGCCATAGTGGACTCCCTCTTTGACCTGCTCAGCAAGGACAACGTTAAGCTTGTGGTCGTGGACTCCCTGACAAGCCACTTCAGGGCCGAGTTCCCAGGGAGGGAGAACCTGGCCGCCAGGCAGCAGCTGCTGAACAGGCACCTGCACCAGCTCATGAGGCTGGCCGAGGTCTACGACGCGGCCGTGGTGGTGACGAACCAGGTGATGTCAAGGCCTGACGTGTTCTACGGCGACCCCACGGCTGCCGTGGGAGGTAACGTCGTCGCTCATGCCCCAGGGATAAGGGTTCAGCTCAAGAAGAGCAGGGGCAACAAGAGGATAGCCAGGATCGTTGACGCGCCTCACCTGCCTGAGGGGGAGACAGTATTCGCTATAACTGAGTACGGCGTAAGGGACGCAGAGGAGGAGTAA
- a CDS encoding ribonuclease H, mammalian HI/archaeal HII subfamily — translation MWVVGIDEAGRGSLVGELMIAAFAIEDSKESLLKKMGVRDSKELSRGQREELYSELIKIGVFAVLPIPPKEIDSENINRLEERRASDLLKIIFNRLKGPRAVKAIYIDKFGELRELPRRLRDLGYRGNVVVEPKADSKYAVVSAASIIAKVIRDRRLDVLRLMYGVRGSGYPADPETVSWVMEVLNKGLRLPIIRYSWSTLEGTEAFVKKVKRPRKTLEDFMV, via the coding sequence TTGTGGGTAGTGGGAATAGATGAGGCTGGCAGGGGTAGCCTAGTTGGAGAGCTCATGATAGCCGCCTTCGCTATCGAGGACTCTAAGGAGTCCCTGCTTAAGAAGATGGGCGTGAGGGACAGCAAGGAGCTCAGCAGGGGTCAGCGTGAGGAGCTCTACAGCGAGCTCATTAAGATAGGGGTCTTCGCCGTCCTGCCCATACCCCCGAAGGAGATAGACTCTGAGAACATAAACAGGCTTGAGGAGAGGAGGGCCAGTGACCTCCTCAAGATAATATTCAACAGGCTGAAGGGGCCCAGGGCCGTAAAGGCTATTTACATTGATAAGTTTGGCGAGCTCAGGGAGCTGCCCAGGAGGTTACGGGACCTTGGCTACAGGGGCAACGTGGTGGTTGAGCCTAAGGCTGACTCTAAGTACGCCGTCGTGTCGGCCGCTAGCATAATCGCTAAGGTGATCAGGGACCGAAGGCTTGACGTGCTGAGGTTAATGTATGGCGTCAGGGGAAGCGGGTACCCAGCGGACCCCGAGACCGTGAGCTGGGTCATGGAGGTCCTGAACAAGGGGCTCAGGCTTCCAATAATTAGGTACTCCTGGTCCACGTTAGAGGGAACAGAGGCCTTTGTGAAGAAGGTTAAAAGACCCCGTAAGACACTTGAGGACTTCATGGTATAG
- a CDS encoding Diadenosine tetraphosphate (Ap4A) hydrolase, HIT-like has product MDWPRPWYSILWAPWRMSYITNVVEKKEGGCFLCESPKMGDDRKALIVYRGRQAFIILNRYPYNTGHLMVAPYRHVSSLEDLTDEELLEMIRLVKASMEALRQAYRPEGFNIGVNIGDVAGAGVPGHVHIHVVPRWKGDANYITVIGGTKVISQALEETYDLLRPKLEEVARRYGLS; this is encoded by the coding sequence ATGGACTGGCCAAGGCCGTGGTACTCAATACTGTGGGCCCCATGGAGGATGAGCTATATCACAAACGTCGTTGAGAAGAAGGAGGGGGGCTGCTTTCTCTGCGAGTCCCCCAAGATGGGCGACGACAGGAAGGCGCTGATAGTTTACCGCGGAAGGCAGGCATTCATTATACTTAACAGGTACCCATATAACACCGGCCACCTCATGGTGGCGCCCTATAGGCACGTGTCAAGCCTTGAAGACCTGACGGACGAAGAGCTCCTTGAGATGATAAGGCTCGTGAAGGCCTCCATGGAGGCCCTGAGGCAGGCCTATAGGCCAGAGGGCTTCAACATAGGCGTAAACATAGGCGACGTGGCCGGCGCTGGGGTCCCAGGACACGTCCACATACACGTGGTGCCGAGGTGGAAGGGGGACGCGAACTACATAACTGTGATAGGCGGGACCAAGGTCATTTCACAGGCCCTTGAGGAGACTTATGACTTACTTAGGCCAAAGCTTGAGGAGGTCGCGAGGAGGTATGGGCTCAGCTAG